In Natronococcus sp. AD-5, the genomic window ACCTCGCTCGACTGCGGCGACCCGAACGGCTTTCGCCGAGCCGCGAGCAACGAAACCTATGCTCGAGAGGCTGTGAACGCGAATCCGTACGCTCGCGAACCGGCTTCGGCGGCTGGAGCGGCGCGAACTCGACGCGTTTCTGCGGTGGATTGAACGCACCGGGAACCTCCTGCACCTCTCCGTGGTCGTGTTCGTGCCCGTGTTGATCGCCGTAGTGACGTGGCTATCGAACGCGACGGCCGCCGTCTCCTTCCTCCTGTTTCCGCCCCTGGCTTCCGGAACGTACACGCTCTTTGCCGATCCCGAGGGGCGGTACTCCACGCCGGGAACGTTCGTCGGCGGGATGACCGTCGGCGCGCTCTGCGGCTGGTTCGCCCTCGAACTGGTCGCGACGACGGGAGTGCACGGCGGCGCCGTCAGCGCGACGAGCGCGGCGCTCGGCGTCTTCTTTACCGGGACCGCCACCTGGGCGCTCGACCTCGAGGAGCCGACGGCGTTTTCGACCGCGCTCCTCGTGTTGGTCATCGGGAACGCGCAACTGGCCTACGTGCTCGGCATCGTCGTCTCGAGTTCGTTCGTCGCGGCCGCGTTCGTCGTCTGGCGCGACCGCGTCTACGAGGCGCGCGCCCGGTACCTCTACCAGACGACGAAGGGCGACGATCACGTGCTCGTTCCGGTGCACGACGGGGACGCGGAGTCGATCGCGCGCTTTGCCGCCACGCTCGCCGGCGCCCACGAGGCCGGGAAAGTCGTCCTCTTCGACGTCGTTCCGGAGGCGGCCGAGCGAAGCGACGGCGGATCCGTCGACGGAGGCGACGGCGACCGAGCCGGCGCGGAGGTCCTCGAGCGCGGAACGGACGACGCGGTTCGGACGGTCGAATCCCTCGCTGCCGACCTCGAAGCCGAGTACGACGTCCCCTGCGAGGTCGTCGTCGCGGCCGGCGACCGCCGCTCGTCGGGGCTCGTCCTTCGAACCGCCCGCCGGAACAACTGCGATCTCATCGTCGCCCCCTACGCCGAACACGACCGGGGCGGGCTCTCGCAGTTCATCAAGGGACTGTTCGACAGCGAGATCGACGTCATCGCGTTCCGGTCGAGTGACGGGCACCACCGGTGGCGTCGTGGCTTCGTCGCGGTTCGGGGCGCCGGCGACACCGCTCGCGCGATGATCGACTTCGCGTTGCGGGTCACCGGCTCTCGTCGGCCCACCAGCGTCTGTACCTGCATCGACCGCGAGTCACACCGGCGGACGGCCGAGACGACGCTCGCGAACCTCGTCGACGCCTTCTCCGGTCCCTTCGAGACGCACGTCGTCACGGAGTCGGTCGAGGCGCACCTCTCGCGCGTGGCACCGCGGTACGACGTGGTTTTCGTCGGCTCCAGCACCGATCGATCGGCCGCCTCGCGGTTCGTCTCGCCGCCGACGTTCCAGAAGCTCCGCGATGTCGAGACCGACGTCGCGATCGTTCACCGCGGTCGTCGCCGGTAGCCGGGCGCGCGGATAGCGCTCCCTTCGGGTACGTCGCTTCGATCGATCCCGCGTTCACTCCGTCTCGAGCAGCCGCGAGACGACCGGCGACTCGTCTTTCCCGAGCGCCGAGCGCACGAGCAGGTGGCCGCCGAGTTCGGCGAGGCTGATGACGTCGTCCGCGCCGGCGCGCTCGAGTTTGCGAGTGTTCTCGCGATCCGTCGCGGCGGTGACGATGCGGACGTCGGGCCGAAGCTGACGCGCGGTCAGCACCGCCAGCGCGTCCTCGGCGTCGTCGTTCGTCGCGACGAGGACGGCCCGTGCAGCGTCGATCTTCGCCCGCTCGAGCGGCTCCTCGTCGCTCGGGTTCGCCGTGAGAACCCGCACGTCGCGATCCGATAGTTCGCTCGCGACGGTCTGATCCTGGGTTACGACCAGAAACTGTCGGTCGGACTCGCGGAGTTCGGTTACGATCGGTTCCGTCAGGTCCCCGTACCCGAGCACGAGGATGTGGTTGTCGAGGAGTTCGAGTTCGGAGTCTGTCATTATTCCGAGCGTCTTCGAGATGCGCGCCTGAATCGCGGGGCCGACGAGCGCCCCGACGGCGATACCGAAACTGGCGACGCCGAGGACGACGACGGACATCGTAAAGAGGATCGCGACCTCCGTCTCGGGCGCTATGTCGCCGTAGCCGACCGTGCTCGAGGTGATCAGCGTGAAGTAGAACGCGTCGAGCAGGTGCTCGATCCCGTCGAAGTTCTCGCGCAGCGCGTACGCGCCGAACGTTCCGTACGCCTGGACGCCGACGAGCGCGGCGCCGGCGGCGAGCTGGGTCGTCGTCAGCGAGAGCGACCTGTTGAAGCGCTTGCGCGTGATCAGCAGAATCGGTATCGTGACGGCCGAGAGGACGACCAGCGGAAACGAGTACCGACTCGCCTGCAACAGGCCCTGTGCCGCGGTCAGCGGCATCAGTAACAGCGTCGCCCACCAGCCGACGCGAAGCCCGCGCCGCAGCGCGAGCGCGCTGCCGACCATCAGAAAGCCGGTGAGCGCGCCGGTGAAGCCGGCGGCGTCCTGAACGGTTTCGGGAACGTGCGTCGCGAGCGGGCCGGAGACGTACTCGCTGTCGATGTGGACGATTCCGGTCGCGACCGAGAGCAGCGCGACGAGGAGGGCGAGACCGACGGCTGCCCGCGTCGTCACGATCCAGCGCCAGTTGTCCGGCAACCGATCTACGGCGCGCTCGCCGACCATACACACCGGTCCAGCCCGGTCGCAGTTATACTGTTCGCTGTCCCGGCCGCAGCCGTACGAGAACCCGTCTCCCTCCGGAACGGCGATTACCTCCTCGAGAGGCGCTCTTCCTCGAACCCCTCGCAGAGAAACTGGAGGGCGATTCGGCTACCGTATAAGCTTCTCTATTTCATTCGATTCGCAACAATTCGCTCAAAACGAACGATCGACTACTGGTCGAATAATAATACGATCCATTTCGCCAAGCAAACCTATGTCCACGTGGAAACGACGGTCGGTACTGACCGCCTGTGCAGCGCTTTCGACGACTGGAGCACTCGCTTCGATCGGTTCGACGACGGCCGACGAAACGACGCCCGATTCGTTTGCGGCCGGTCACCCGGACGGCTGGTCCTCGTCTCTCGGCAACCCTGCGAACTCTCGCTACCTCCCGCTCGAGGACGGCTTTCCGGAGCCGGACTCCGCCGCCTGGCGATACGACGAAACCGGAGCCGTCGCGGTCGTCGACGGCCGGGTCTACGTCCACACGGAGTCAGAACTGCGGGCGCTCGACGCCGAGGGCGGCGAACTCGAGTGGGACGTCGAGGTTCCCAGCGCCGACGGCCGCCCGGCGGTGTCCGAAGACGGAATCTACGTCGGCGACGAGAACCACGTGACGGCGCTCGACACCGCGGACGGATCGACCCGGTGGGCGCAGAAGTTCGACACCGACGCCCCGGTTCCGGAGCCGACGGTCGCGTTCGAGACCGTCTACGTCGTCGCCGACGGAACGCTCCACGCGCTCGACGCTGCCGACGGGTCGACCCGGTGGACGCTCGACACCGTTTACGCTCGCCCGGCGGACGACGAAACCGGGGATCCGATGCCGGCTTCGTTCCGCCCGGAGACGGTCGCCGTCGCGAACGGGACCGTCTACGCCGCACTGGAGGGTGGGACGTACAGCGACGGGAGCACCCTCGAGTGGGCGTTCAGTGCGATCGACGCGACGACCGGCGAGGACCGGTGGAGCGTCGCGGTCAACGCCACGCAATCGAGTCCCGTAACCGGACCGATCATCGCGACGGGTCACGCCGTCTACGCGAACCATCCGGGAGAGGGCGGCCTCGAGTTCGATCTCGAAACCGGCGAGGTCCGCGAACTCGATCGCATAGTGTGGACCGGAACGAACGACGCCCGCCTCGAGGTCGACCACTCGGGCAGCGAAATCGTCGCGTACGACCGGGGAACCGGGGAGAACTGGGGCGCCGAAACCGAACTCGACGCGTGGCACGGATTCGTCGTCGCCGGCGAGACGATAATCGCACGTCACGACCCGCACGAGCGCGAAGAAGCGGCGTACCCCTACAACTCGGTCGTCGGTCTCAGCCTCGAGGACGGGTCCGTGGAGTGGACGCTCGAGTTCGACGACGAGCTGCCCGCTATCGCCGCCGTCGACGAGAACACCCTCTACCTCGAGGCGGACGGCGAACTCGTCGCGTTCCGTCCGTCCGAAGACGAACCGGACGAGGGTGGCGAGGGGTCGGACGACGCCGACGATACGGACTCCGACGGGGACGACGGAAACGAGTACGAGCCGGGCGAAGACGAGTCGACCGACGACGATACCGAAGGAGCCGATGACGACACCGAGTCGGACGGACGGGACGATACCGGCGAGTCGGCTGACGACGCGACCGAGCCGGACGAGGACGACAGCGTGCCGGGCTTCACCACCGGCGCGGGACTTCTGGGCGGTGCAGCGACCCTCGAGTGGCTGCGTCGCCGAGCCGGAACGCCCGAACCGGCCGAATCAGCCGGATCGCTCGGGACGGACGAACCGGCCGAGTAGCCGACGTCGTCCGGTCTACGCGGTTCGCCGACGGCCACCGGGTTCGTCCCGGCTGTAGCCGGATCAGCCGGTACCTGTTTAACGATTCCGGCCCACCGACCGAGCAATGACGCTCCCGGTCGAAATACTGCTCGGCCTCTATCTCGGCCTCCTCACCGGCATCGTTCCCGCGTTCGTCGCCGGCTCGCTCGGCTTTCTCGTCCGGTACGTGACCGGCGTCACGCTCCCGGGCTTCGGGGTCGTCGTCCTGGCGCTGTCGATCGCCAGCGTCCAGGGCGGGCTGCTCGGCCTCGTCGAGCCCGACATCGCCCAGTCACCTCGGCTGTTGGTCGCCGTGCTGGTCGTCCTGATGCTCGCGCTGTACGCGCACAACCAGGGTGATACGCTCGGCGCCGAAATGCCGCGACGGCTCTCGCTCACCCAGCTGCGCCACCGGACCCTCTCGGCCGACGTGATCGAGTTCGTCGGCACGGTCGGACGGGTCACGATTCGTCCGACCGGCGAGATCCGCGATATGGAGGGGTACCCGCCGCTACCGTCCGACCTCCGCGCGACGCTCAGAACCGGCTCCTGGCGACTCCCCGCCGATCTGCCGCTTTCGGAACTCGAGCGCCGGCTCGAGGAACGGCTGCGAACCGAACACGACCTCGCCGACGTCGCCGTCTCGATCGACGAACGAGGTCGCGCGTCGATCACCGCCGCGCCGCCCGCCGGCGGTCTCTCGCGACGCGTGTCGGACGGGAAGCGCGCGATTTCGATCGCGACGCTGGTTCCGACCGGGTTGGCTCGCGGGGACGAGGTGTCCGTTCGGACGGGCGATCGATCGATCGTCGGGACGGTCCTGAGCGTCAGGACCGAACTCGACGACGAACGCGAGGCGGAAGCGGCGGAGATCGATTCGGATCGAATCGAGACGGCGCTGTCCGACGGCGGAGCCAGCGTCGCGAGCGCCGGCGGCGTCGGTCGCGTCACCGTCGCCGTCGGCCGCGAGAACGTGAAACCGGTGCTCGAGGCCGAGACGCCGCGTCTCATCGTCCGGTCGCGCGGCACGAACCGCGACTTCGAGGCCCTCGCGCTGGTCAAACGCGCCGGGCGGGTGATCCGGCGGATCACCGTCGATTCGGTCGAAGCGGGCGAAACGGTGGCCGCGTCGACGCCCGTGACCGTACTCGCGGTGCGCCGTCAGGACGAGACGGCCGGCCGCCGACAGGGGTGGCGGTTCGTTCCCGACCGCGAGGCGACGATCGAGCCCGGCGACGAGGCGTTCGTCGTCGGTCCGGAGGGAGAGGTAGACGCGCTCGCGGAGGCGATCGGCGGATGAGCGCGTCCGCGTTCGGCGGACCGAACGGCGGTGATCGCGCGTGATCGGCGTCGTCGCGCAGACGGATCCCGCTCTCGAGGCGCTGCTGGACGCGTTCGTCCGGATCCTCGGCTTCTGCATCCTCGCGGCCGGCACGGCGGCGGCCGCGGCGTTCGTCTTCCGGTGGTACAGCGCCGACGAACTGGCCGAGGGCGTCGGTATTCTGGTCGGTATCACGACGGTCGCGATCTGGCTGAACACGAAGACGGCCTTACAGGACGCGATCATCGGGACGTCGCGGCTGCTCGAGACCGAAACCGCGGTTTACACGGTGATCGCGTTCGTCGCGAGCGCGATCGCCGCCGACGCCGGCCGTCGACTCGGCGACCACCTCGCACGGGACGCGTTCGCGCTCGCCGCACCGCGGACGATCGACGACGTGGGCGAACTCGTCCGCTCGGCCGGTCGCGTGATCGCGGTCGAACTGCCGGAGACGATCGAGGACGTAGACGGCTACGACCCCGTCGACGCGGGGATAAAAGCGGATCTCGCGGGCGAGACGCTTCTCTTCCCGCGACGCCTGACCGCCGGGCAGTTGCGCGAACGGCTGATCGCCCGTCTCGAGCGCGACTACGGGATCGGTCACGTCGACGTCGAACTCGCGACCGACGGCGAGATCGAGTACCTCGCGCTGGGAAGTCGGCCGGCGGGAATCGGGCCGACCCTGGCTCCAGGGACCGTCGCCGTCGCGATCCGCGCCGACCCCGCGGCCGACGCCAGCCCGGGCGACGCGGTCCGGATCTGGACCCGAAACGGCGACGGTGACGCGTTCCGGTGCGCCGCCGGCGGCGAACTGCGGGGCACCGCCGACGACGTGGCGACGGTCGCGATCGACGCCGACGAAGTGCGGGCGCTCGAGGCCGACGCTGCGCACCGGCTCGTCACGCTCCCGGGAACGCCCGACGCGGAGCGGGAACTGGTCTCCGCGCTCCGCGCGGCGGACGAGACCGTCACCGCGTTGACCGTCGCCGCCGGCGGTTCGCTCGAGGGCGCGACGATCGACTCGCTGCCGACTCTGGTGCTCGCGGTCGACCGGGAGGACGACGCCGTCGCGCTGCCGTCCGGAGAGACCCGTCTCGTCGCCGGCGACGTCGCGTACGTGCTCGGCCGCCCGGACGCCCTTCGCCGGATCCCGGAGCGGTAGCTACTTGCCGCCGGCACGGATAGCGCCATCTATGTCCACGGAGTGGAAGCTGTTCGCGGACCTCGCCGAACGCGCGGGCGACAAACACGTCGCGGTCGACGCCGCGGCCGGCGACACCGTCGGCGACGCGCTCGAGGACCTCCTCGCGGACCGGCCCGACCTGGAGGCCCGCGTGCTCGACGACGGCGAACTGCGCTCGCAGATTAACGTACTGCGCAACGGAACGAACGTGCTCGTCGAGGAAGAGGGACTCGAGACGGAACTCGAGGAGGGGGACGAACTGGCGCTGTTCCCGCCGGTCAGCGGCGGATAGTGCGCGATCTCAGTCGCCGTTGGCGAGATCGATCCCGAACGCGAAGTCCGGTTCCTCCGAAATCTCCGCGCCCGCGTAAGAGGCGTCGCTGACGTACGCAGCCGTCTCGGGGATCAGGACGCGGGTCCGATCGGCGCCGACGGCGGCGGCGTCCCGCGCGATCGCGGCGAGCAGCGACCGGGCGGCGTCGACGTCGTCCCAGGCGCCGACGCCGTACTCGGCCCAGGTCACCGTCCCGCCGTCGTCGTTCTCGCGGTCGTACGTTCGGACGCGGTACGACGCGGCCGCCGTCCCGTTCTCGCGCTCGACGGCGAACACCGCCGTCTCGTCGGCGAACGCCGCGAAGTCGTCGCGGGTGAGTTCGCGTACTGCCCACGTCTCTTCGGGGGCGAACCCGAGTCCGTTCAAGTGTTCGCGCGCGTCGCTGTGGGTCCAGTAGCGCCAGGCGGTCGCGGGATCGCTCGAGACCGCATCCGGACCCGCGACGCCCGAATCGGGTTCCGGGTGTGCGAACCGGAACTCCGTGGCCGGTTCGAATCCGCCCTTCCGCGCCGCACCGAGGGAGGCGGCGTTCCACGAGAAGATCATGATGCGACCGACGGTCGCGCCCCGCTCGCGCGCCCAGTCGAAGCAGGCCTCGTTCAGCCGACCGCTCAGTCCCTGGCGCTGGTAGTCGGGATTAATGCGCATTCCCTGAAACCAGGCTTCGTCGGGCGAGAGCATGACGGCCTGGA contains:
- a CDS encoding HPP family protein, whose amino-acid sequence is MRTLANRLRRLERRELDAFLRWIERTGNLLHLSVVVFVPVLIAVVTWLSNATAAVSFLLFPPLASGTYTLFADPEGRYSTPGTFVGGMTVGALCGWFALELVATTGVHGGAVSATSAALGVFFTGTATWALDLEEPTAFSTALLVLVIGNAQLAYVLGIVVSSSFVAAAFVVWRDRVYEARARYLYQTTKGDDHVLVPVHDGDAESIARFAATLAGAHEAGKVVLFDVVPEAAERSDGGSVDGGDGDRAGAEVLERGTDDAVRTVESLAADLEAEYDVPCEVVVAAGDRRSSGLVLRTARRNNCDLIVAPYAEHDRGGLSQFIKGLFDSEIDVIAFRSSDGHHRWRRGFVAVRGAGDTARAMIDFALRVTGSRRPTSVCTCIDRESHRRTAETTLANLVDAFSGPFETHVVTESVEAHLSRVAPRYDVVFVGSSTDRSAASRFVSPPTFQKLRDVETDVAIVHRGRRR
- a CDS encoding NAD-binding protein; the protein is MVGERAVDRLPDNWRWIVTTRAAVGLALLVALLSVATGIVHIDSEYVSGPLATHVPETVQDAAGFTGALTGFLMVGSALALRRGLRVGWWATLLLMPLTAAQGLLQASRYSFPLVVLSAVTIPILLITRKRFNRSLSLTTTQLAAGAALVGVQAYGTFGAYALRENFDGIEHLLDAFYFTLITSSTVGYGDIAPETEVAILFTMSVVVLGVASFGIAVGALVGPAIQARISKTLGIMTDSELELLDNHILVLGYGDLTEPIVTELRESDRQFLVVTQDQTVASELSDRDVRVLTANPSDEEPLERAKIDAARAVLVATNDDAEDALAVLTARQLRPDVRIVTAATDRENTRKLERAGADDVISLAELGGHLLVRSALGKDESPVVSRLLETE
- a CDS encoding outer membrane protein assembly factor BamB family protein, with protein sequence MSTWKRRSVLTACAALSTTGALASIGSTTADETTPDSFAAGHPDGWSSSLGNPANSRYLPLEDGFPEPDSAAWRYDETGAVAVVDGRVYVHTESELRALDAEGGELEWDVEVPSADGRPAVSEDGIYVGDENHVTALDTADGSTRWAQKFDTDAPVPEPTVAFETVYVVADGTLHALDAADGSTRWTLDTVYARPADDETGDPMPASFRPETVAVANGTVYAALEGGTYSDGSTLEWAFSAIDATTGEDRWSVAVNATQSSPVTGPIIATGHAVYANHPGEGGLEFDLETGEVRELDRIVWTGTNDARLEVDHSGSEIVAYDRGTGENWGAETELDAWHGFVVAGETIIARHDPHEREEAAYPYNSVVGLSLEDGSVEWTLEFDDELPAIAAVDENTLYLEADGELVAFRPSEDEPDEGGEGSDDADDTDSDGDDGNEYEPGEDESTDDDTEGADDDTESDGRDDTGESADDATEPDEDDSVPGFTTGAGLLGGAATLEWLRRRAGTPEPAESAGSLGTDEPAE
- a CDS encoding potassium transporter TrkA translates to MTLPVEILLGLYLGLLTGIVPAFVAGSLGFLVRYVTGVTLPGFGVVVLALSIASVQGGLLGLVEPDIAQSPRLLVAVLVVLMLALYAHNQGDTLGAEMPRRLSLTQLRHRTLSADVIEFVGTVGRVTIRPTGEIRDMEGYPPLPSDLRATLRTGSWRLPADLPLSELERRLEERLRTEHDLADVAVSIDERGRASITAAPPAGGLSRRVSDGKRAISIATLVPTGLARGDEVSVRTGDRSIVGTVLSVRTELDDEREAEAAEIDSDRIETALSDGGASVASAGGVGRVTVAVGRENVKPVLEAETPRLIVRSRGTNRDFEALALVKRAGRVIRRITVDSVEAGETVAASTPVTVLAVRRQDETAGRRQGWRFVPDREATIEPGDEAFVVGPEGEVDALAEAIGG
- a CDS encoding TrkA C-terminal domain-containing protein, with the protein product MIGVVAQTDPALEALLDAFVRILGFCILAAGTAAAAAFVFRWYSADELAEGVGILVGITTVAIWLNTKTALQDAIIGTSRLLETETAVYTVIAFVASAIAADAGRRLGDHLARDAFALAAPRTIDDVGELVRSAGRVIAVELPETIEDVDGYDPVDAGIKADLAGETLLFPRRLTAGQLRERLIARLERDYGIGHVDVELATDGEIEYLALGSRPAGIGPTLAPGTVAVAIRADPAADASPGDAVRIWTRNGDGDAFRCAAGGELRGTADDVATVAIDADEVRALEADAAHRLVTLPGTPDAERELVSALRAADETVTALTVAAGGSLEGATIDSLPTLVLAVDREDDAVALPSGETRLVAGDVAYVLGRPDALRRIPER
- a CDS encoding ubiquitin-like small modifier protein 1 gives rise to the protein MSTEWKLFADLAERAGDKHVAVDAAAGDTVGDALEDLLADRPDLEARVLDDGELRSQINVLRNGTNVLVEEEGLETELEEGDELALFPPVSGG
- a CDS encoding GNAT family N-acetyltransferase, which gives rise to MSVGIEIRRATHDDYEGVKAFTETLWEDRGGDYIPEIYHDWLEDEDDDHKKTFLADAGDDVAGIVQAVMLSPDEAWFQGMRINPDYQRQGLSGRLNEACFDWARERGATVGRIMIFSWNAASLGAARKGGFEPATEFRFAHPEPDSGVAGPDAVSSDPATAWRYWTHSDAREHLNGLGFAPEETWAVRELTRDDFAAFADETAVFAVERENGTAAASYRVRTYDRENDDGGTVTWAEYGVGAWDDVDAARSLLAAIARDAAAVGADRTRVLIPETAAYVSDASYAGAEISEEPDFAFGIDLANGD